The following coding sequences lie in one Flavobacterium sediminis genomic window:
- a CDS encoding sigma-54 interaction domain-containing protein — protein MESIQNIKQRFEIIGNDPKLNRALEKAIQVAPTDISVLVTGESGVGKESIPKIIHALSHRKHGKYIAVNCGAIPEGTIDSELFGHEKGSFTGATSTREGYFEVADGGTIFLDEVGELPLTTQVRLLRVLENGEFIKVGSSQVQKTNVRIVAATNVNMQEAISKGKFREDLYYRLSTVEIHLPPLRERKDDIHILFRKFAADFAQKYKMPTIRLSEEAIQYLIRYRWSGNIRQLRNIAEQISVLETNRDISAATLQAYLPAEGNNLPSIVNNTKSESDFSNEREILYKVLFDMKADLNDLKKLTLELMQNGSAKVQENNKNLIQRIYGQKEEDIIFEQQPETEIIPVKENNVLAPEGYRHEDFDDDQYIFEDAIEEETLSLEAKEIELIKKALERNKGKRKAAADELGISERTLYRKIKQYDL, from the coding sequence ATGGAGAGCATTCAAAATATAAAACAACGCTTCGAAATCATTGGTAACGATCCGAAATTAAATCGTGCACTTGAAAAAGCCATTCAAGTAGCACCAACAGATATTTCTGTTTTGGTTACCGGTGAAAGTGGTGTTGGTAAAGAAAGTATTCCCAAAATAATTCATGCACTTTCGCACCGAAAACACGGCAAATACATTGCTGTAAACTGTGGCGCTATTCCGGAAGGAACTATTGACAGTGAGCTTTTCGGTCATGAAAAAGGTTCATTTACCGGAGCTACTTCCACTCGTGAAGGTTATTTTGAAGTCGCAGACGGCGGAACTATTTTCTTAGATGAAGTGGGAGAATTACCCTTAACCACTCAGGTTCGTTTGCTGCGCGTTTTAGAAAACGGCGAATTTATCAAAGTGGGATCTTCACAAGTACAGAAAACCAATGTTCGTATTGTGGCTGCCACTAATGTAAATATGCAAGAAGCTATTTCCAAAGGCAAATTCCGCGAAGACTTATATTATCGTTTAAGTACCGTGGAAATCCACTTACCTCCCTTGCGTGAGCGCAAAGATGATATTCACATCCTGTTTCGGAAATTTGCCGCTGATTTTGCTCAAAAATATAAAATGCCAACTATTCGGCTTTCGGAAGAAGCTATACAATACCTGATCCGCTACCGCTGGAGCGGAAACATTCGTCAACTGAGAAATATTGCCGAACAGATTTCCGTTTTGGAAACCAACCGCGATATTTCCGCAGCTACTTTACAAGCGTATCTCCCTGCTGAAGGAAACAATCTTCCTTCAATTGTAAACAATACCAAATCGGAAAGTGACTTCAGTAACGAAAGGGAAATTTTGTACAAAGTACTTTTTGATATGAAAGCCGACCTGAATGACCTGAAAAAATTAACTTTGGAACTCATGCAGAACGGAAGTGCTAAAGTTCAGGAAAACAATAAAAACCTGATCCAACGCATTTACGGTCAAAAAGAAGAGGACATTATTTTTGAACAACAGCCGGAAACGGAAATTATTCCTGTAAAAGAGAACAATGTCCTTGCTCCGGAAGGATACCGCCACGAAGACTTTGATGATGACCAATATATTTTTGAAGATGCCATTGAGGAAGAAACCTTAAGTTTAGAGGCCAAAGAGATCGAATTGATCAAAAAAGCTCTGGAACGGAACAAAGGCAAACGAAAAGCAGCCGCTGACGAACTCGGAATCTCTGAAAGGACATTATACCGAAAAATTAAACAATACGATTTATAA
- the miaB gene encoding tRNA (N6-isopentenyl adenosine(37)-C2)-methylthiotransferase MiaB, whose product MEKIIEENKQGTSLVKEQKEGNAKKLFIESYGCQMNFSDSEIVASILANEGYNTTQNLEEADLVLVNTCSIRDKAEQTVRKRLEQYNAVKKINPSMKVGVLGCMAERLKDKFLEEEKIVDMVVGPDAYKDIPNLLKEVEEGRDAINVILSKEETYGDVQPVRLSSNGVSAFVSITRGCDNMCTFCVVPFTRGRERSRDPQSIVEEIQDLWNRGFKEITLLGQNVDSYLWYGGGLKKDFDKASEIQKATAVDFAQLLDQCASQFPKMRFRFSTSNPQDMHVEVIEVMAKHHNICKYIHLPVQSGSTRILKEMNRQHTREEYMALVDKIYELIPDISLSQDMIAGFPTETEEDHQDTLSLMEHVRYDFGFMFAYSERPGTLAARKMEDDVPEEVKKRRLNEIIDLQQRIALERTQRFVGQTVEVLVEKDSKRSDKHWSGRNSQNTVVVFPKEEYKPGDFVMVKISDCTTATLIGEAIGYSEKMQ is encoded by the coding sequence ATGGAAAAGATTATTGAAGAAAACAAACAAGGAACAAGCCTTGTTAAAGAACAAAAGGAAGGCAATGCTAAAAAACTTTTCATAGAAAGTTATGGTTGTCAAATGAATTTTTCGGATAGTGAAATCGTTGCCTCTATCTTGGCTAACGAAGGCTATAATACTACTCAAAACCTTGAAGAAGCCGATTTAGTTTTAGTAAACACTTGTTCGATCAGAGATAAAGCAGAACAAACCGTTCGTAAACGTCTGGAACAATATAATGCCGTTAAAAAGATCAACCCATCCATGAAAGTAGGGGTTCTCGGTTGTATGGCAGAACGTTTAAAAGACAAATTCCTTGAAGAAGAAAAGATCGTGGACATGGTGGTAGGTCCCGATGCCTACAAAGATATTCCGAACCTTCTAAAAGAAGTGGAAGAAGGTCGTGACGCCATCAATGTAATCCTTTCAAAAGAAGAAACTTACGGAGACGTTCAACCGGTACGTTTAAGCAGCAACGGAGTATCTGCCTTTGTATCTATTACCCGCGGATGCGACAACATGTGTACTTTTTGTGTGGTTCCGTTCACACGAGGAAGAGAACGTAGCCGAGATCCGCAAAGTATAGTAGAGGAAATTCAGGATCTTTGGAACAGAGGATTCAAAGAGATCACACTGCTAGGGCAAAATGTCGACAGCTATTTATGGTATGGCGGAGGTCTAAAAAAAGATTTTGACAAAGCAAGCGAAATACAAAAAGCTACGGCAGTTGATTTTGCGCAATTATTAGACCAATGCGCCTCTCAGTTTCCTAAAATGCGTTTCCGTTTTTCAACATCTAATCCGCAGGATATGCACGTGGAAGTTATTGAAGTGATGGCGAAACACCATAATATATGTAAATACATCCACTTACCGGTTCAATCAGGAAGCACTCGTATCTTAAAAGAAATGAACCGCCAGCATACTCGTGAAGAATATATGGCTTTGGTTGATAAAATTTATGAATTGATCCCGGATATTTCTTTATCTCAGGATATGATCGCCGGATTCCCGACCGAAACTGAAGAAGATCATCAAGATACCTTGTCTTTAATGGAACACGTAAGATACGATTTCGGATTTATGTTTGCCTACTCAGAACGACCGGGAACTTTAGCCGCAAGAAAAATGGAAGATGATGTACCTGAAGAAGTTAAAAAACGTCGTTTAAATGAGATTATAGATTTACAACAACGCATTGCTTTAGAAAGAACTCAGCGATTTGTAGGGCAAACCGTTGAAGTTTTAGTTGAAAAAGACTCCAAACGTTCCGACAAACATTGGAGCGGCAGGAACTCTCAAAATACAGTCGTGGTTTTCCCAAAAGAAGAGTATAAACCGGGTGATTTTGTAATGGTTAAAATTTCAGATTGTACAACCGCTACATTAATCGGTGAAGCCATCGGGTATTCTGAAAAAATGCAATAA
- a CDS encoding formimidoylglutamase: MVFDFLRPVSDEFLNFVETLSPQTLGKKTLFNTEAEFPDLEGVQVALVTVNEYRGMVEANTDIDFTTFRKYFYGLFPGNWSLVLADLGTISPGDSIEDTYFLVRSVCEDLLRQRIIPIVIGGSQDLTYAVYRSFDALEQMVNLVTVDSKFDFAKENNPVANSYLSRIIVEEPNNLFNYANVGYQTYLNSQEEIDLIEKLYFEAYRLGQVSNTISIAEPVFRDADLVSVDMFSVQSSFSGNFNHFNPNGFDGKEICALIRYAGISDKVSTLGIFNFNNSTKEVSLVAQILWYFLEGFALRSGEYPFGTKENYFKYIVPIDDEELIFYKSDRTGRWWIEIPFISDVDNKIKKNTLLPCSHEDYLAACEQEIPERWWKAQRRNLL, encoded by the coding sequence ATGGTGTTTGATTTTTTGCGACCTGTAAGTGATGAGTTTTTAAATTTTGTAGAAACCTTATCGCCTCAAACATTAGGGAAAAAGACTCTTTTTAATACAGAAGCAGAGTTTCCGGATTTAGAGGGGGTTCAAGTAGCTTTGGTTACGGTGAACGAGTACAGGGGGATGGTAGAAGCAAATACGGATATAGATTTTACGACATTCAGAAAGTATTTTTATGGTCTTTTTCCGGGGAATTGGTCTCTGGTATTGGCTGATCTGGGAACAATTTCTCCCGGAGATTCTATTGAAGATACTTATTTTTTAGTACGATCGGTTTGTGAAGATCTTTTACGGCAGAGAATAATTCCTATAGTGATAGGAGGTTCGCAGGATTTAACCTATGCGGTTTACCGTTCATTCGATGCTTTAGAGCAAATGGTAAATTTGGTTACAGTGGATAGTAAGTTTGATTTTGCGAAAGAGAATAATCCGGTTGCTAATTCGTATCTTTCACGAATTATAGTTGAAGAGCCTAATAATTTGTTTAATTATGCTAATGTAGGATATCAGACTTATCTCAATTCGCAGGAGGAGATCGATTTAATTGAGAAGTTGTATTTTGAAGCTTACAGGTTAGGACAGGTATCCAATACGATCAGTATCGCTGAACCGGTTTTCAGAGATGCGGATTTAGTAAGTGTGGATATGTTCTCTGTTCAGTCTTCTTTTTCGGGTAATTTCAACCATTTTAATCCGAATGGTTTTGACGGAAAGGAAATATGTGCTTTAATAAGGTATGCGGGAATTAGTGATAAAGTTTCAACTTTAGGTATTTTTAATTTTAATAATTCAACAAAAGAAGTATCTTTGGTGGCACAAATCCTGTGGTACTTCTTGGAGGGCTTCGCATTGAGGTCGGGAGAATATCCTTTCGGAACAAAAGAGAATTATTTTAAATATATTGTTCCGATTGATGATGAAGAATTGATTTTTTACAAGAGTGACAGAACGGGTAGATGGTGGATAGAAATACCATTTATTTCAGATGTAGATAATAAAATAAAGAAAAATACGTTATTACCTTGCTCGCATGAAGATTATTTAGCGGCTTGTGAGCAGGAAATACCGGAACGGTGGTGGAAAGCACAACGGCGTAATTTGTTATAA
- the porL gene encoding type IX secretion system motor protein PorL/GldL, translating into MAILSKKAMGFLYGMGAAVVIVGALFKLMHWPGAGPMLIVGLLTEAFIFALSAFEPVEKELDWSLVYPELAGGQPKEKGKKAENPAEAQGLLSQKLDSLLKDAKIDGALMESLGNSIKNFEGAAKNIAPTVDAIASQKKYADEMVSAAKNLETLNSLYQSQLDSAQKNAAANEEIAENAAKLKEQMQSMTSNIASLNAVYGGMLSAMSNR; encoded by the coding sequence ATGGCAATTTTAAGTAAAAAAGCAATGGGATTCCTTTACGGAATGGGAGCGGCAGTAGTAATCGTTGGAGCGTTGTTCAAATTGATGCACTGGCCTGGTGCTGGACCTATGCTTATTGTAGGGTTGTTAACTGAGGCGTTCATCTTCGCTTTATCAGCTTTCGAGCCTGTAGAAAAAGAATTAGACTGGTCTTTAGTTTATCCTGAATTGGCAGGTGGACAACCAAAAGAAAAAGGGAAAAAAGCTGAAAATCCAGCTGAAGCACAAGGATTATTGTCTCAAAAATTAGACAGCTTATTAAAAGATGCTAAAATTGACGGAGCTTTAATGGAAAGCTTAGGAAACAGTATCAAAAACTTTGAAGGTGCAGCTAAAAATATTGCTCCTACTGTTGATGCAATCGCTTCTCAAAAGAAATATGCTGATGAGATGGTAAGTGCTGCTAAAAACTTAGAAACTTTAAATAGTTTATATCAATCTCAATTAGACAGTGCACAGAAAAATGCTGCTGCTAATGAAGAAATCGCTGAAAATGCTGCTAAATTAAAAGAGCAAATGCAATCAATGACTTCTAATATTGCTTCATTGAATGCTGTTTACGGAGGTATGCTTTCTGCTATGAGTAATAGATAA
- the porM gene encoding type IX secretion system motor protein PorM/GldM has translation MAGGKLTPRQKMINLMYLVFIAMLALNMSKEVLTAFGLMNEKFDTANVNQKDYNSKLLGALDTKASDDPTRFGESKRKADQIAKVSNEFYDFLGKTKASIEAGFEKEEDGKLPYEAMDKSTIDELWFSGDGYSAEGKKIIDAFDKYRNGIKSVLGEGATYQPIVKELETKFNTSDVKDGEGVNKKYLDYHFKGFPAIATIAKLSALQNDVKTLEAGVYNVFMGNTLKEAASFKNYNAIVIPEKSAFFAGEQFKGKVVLGRYDKSTVPTKVVVNGGEVDLANSLQDGQVMLGFNAGNVGEHDITGKFTFMEEGKPVDIDIKGNYVVVPKPNSATISADKMNVVYRGVVNPMTISFAGISDDKVSASAPGLSKGSKVGQYNMSPGQGREVTINVTGKLPDGQGVSDKKTFRIKDIPAPQGKIRREVAAKGPKSSLEVSTVTAELDDFDFELNVNVVGFNIKVPGQPTIVVSGNKMDGRAKAAISKASRGDVIIISEIKTKLQGSSIMLKKTAPCTFEIQ, from the coding sequence ATGGCAGGAGGAAAATTAACCCCTAGACAGAAGATGATTAACCTGATGTACTTGGTTTTCATCGCGATGCTAGCTTTAAATATGTCGAAAGAGGTTTTGACCGCTTTCGGTTTGATGAATGAAAAATTTGATACAGCTAACGTTAACCAAAAAGATTATAACTCTAAGTTATTAGGAGCTTTAGATACTAAAGCGAGTGATGACCCTACTCGTTTCGGTGAATCAAAAAGAAAAGCAGATCAAATTGCTAAAGTTTCAAATGAATTTTATGATTTCTTAGGAAAAACTAAAGCTTCAATCGAAGCTGGTTTTGAAAAAGAAGAAGATGGAAAATTACCTTATGAAGCTATGGATAAGTCTACAATTGATGAACTATGGTTCTCTGGTGACGGATATTCAGCTGAAGGTAAGAAAATTATTGATGCTTTTGACAAATATAGAAACGGAATTAAATCTGTTTTAGGTGAAGGCGCTACTTATCAGCCTATTGTTAAAGAATTGGAAACTAAATTTAACACAAGTGATGTTAAAGATGGTGAAGGAGTAAACAAAAAATATTTGGATTATCACTTCAAAGGATTCCCTGCAATTGCAACAATCGCTAAATTAAGTGCTTTACAAAATGATGTTAAAACATTAGAAGCAGGTGTTTATAATGTATTTATGGGTAATACTTTAAAAGAAGCAGCTTCTTTTAAAAACTATAATGCAATTGTAATTCCTGAAAAATCTGCTTTTTTCGCTGGTGAGCAATTTAAAGGTAAAGTTGTTTTAGGTCGTTACGACAAATCAACTGTTCCTACTAAAGTTGTAGTTAACGGTGGAGAAGTTGACTTGGCTAATTCATTACAAGACGGTCAGGTTATGTTAGGGTTCAATGCAGGAAATGTTGGTGAGCATGATATTACTGGTAAATTCACATTCATGGAAGAAGGAAAACCGGTTGATATCGATATTAAAGGAAACTATGTAGTAGTTCCTAAACCGAATTCAGCTACAATTTCTGCTGACAAAATGAATGTTGTTTACCGTGGTGTTGTTAACCCGATGACTATTTCATTTGCAGGTATCTCTGACGATAAAGTTTCAGCTAGTGCACCTGGTTTATCTAAAGGTTCTAAAGTTGGGCAATATAATATGAGTCCAGGACAAGGTAGAGAAGTTACAATCAATGTTACTGGTAAATTACCTGACGGACAAGGGGTTTCTGATAAGAAAACATTCAGAATTAAAGATATTCCTGCTCCTCAAGGTAAAATCAGAAGAGAAGTTGCAGCTAAAGGTCCTAAATCAAGTTTAGAGGTATCAACTGTTACAGCTGAATTGGATGACTTTGATTTTGAATTGAATGTTAATGTTGTTGGGTTCAATATTAAAGTTCCGGGACAACCTACAATCGTTGTTTCAGGAAACAAAATGGACGGAAGAGCAAAAGCGGCTATTTCAAAAGCTAGTAGAGGTGATGTAATTATCATTTCTGAAATTAAAACAAAATTACAAGGAAGTTCAATCATGTTGAAGAAAACTGCACCTTGTACATTTGAAATACAATAA
- the porN gene encoding type IX secretion system ring subunit PorN/GldN: MNWRKVILVAALGLSSTLTFAQSNLLNAKTPDQIGKKTEAELVADNDKPLPYGYVMDRDVLMGKRIWEIIDLDERVNFPYYFPVEGEIMKTKERQPLYNVLINAIKDGKITEVYDSSYFTDKKSLKDIEASLVYIDTTDAGREYFNAGEAIPEEFITKTQIEAYHVDSYKVVGYWYFDKRQGELKYRMLGICPVVPDVYTMNNDEKDYIELFWVYFPAVRDILHEAKAFNDRNSAMPFSFDHLLNARRFSSVIYLEENVYGDREIKDYMQENAQMQLLEADRIKEKIRDFEQDMWNY, translated from the coding sequence ATGAATTGGAGAAAAGTTATTTTAGTTGCAGCATTAGGTTTAAGTTCTACTTTAACATTTGCGCAATCTAATTTATTAAATGCAAAGACTCCTGACCAAATCGGGAAGAAAACAGAAGCTGAATTAGTAGCTGATAATGATAAGCCACTACCTTACGGATACGTAATGGATAGAGATGTATTGATGGGTAAGAGAATTTGGGAGATTATTGACCTTGATGAAAGAGTGAATTTTCCTTATTACTTTCCTGTTGAAGGTGAAATCATGAAAACAAAGGAAAGACAACCTTTGTACAATGTCTTGATTAATGCTATTAAAGACGGTAAAATCACTGAAGTCTATGACTCAAGTTATTTTACGGATAAAAAATCATTAAAAGATATTGAGGCTTCTTTAGTATATATAGATACTACTGATGCCGGTCGTGAATATTTTAATGCCGGTGAAGCTATTCCTGAAGAGTTCATTACAAAAACTCAGATCGAAGCTTACCACGTAGACTCTTATAAAGTTGTTGGTTACTGGTATTTTGATAAACGTCAAGGAGAATTAAAATACCGTATGTTAGGTATTTGTCCGGTTGTTCCTGATGTTTATACAATGAATAACGACGAAAAAGATTATATCGAATTATTCTGGGTTTATTTCCCGGCAGTAAGAGATATTTTGCATGAAGCAAAAGCATTTAATGACAGAAACTCTGCAATGCCTTTCTCTTTTGATCACTTGTTGAATGCAAGACGTTTTAGTTCGGTTATTTACTTAGAAGAGAACGTTTATGGTGATCGTGAAATTAAAGATTACATGCAGGAAAATGCTCAGATGCAATTGTTAGAAGCGGACAGAATCAAAGAAAAGATCCGAGATTTCGAACAAGATATGTGGAATTATTAA
- a CDS encoding NAD(P)/FAD-dependent oxidoreductase produces MMGVFYFCSMVDYLIVGSGLAGVCFAEFALQNGKTILVFENDSQPSSMVAGGLYNPVVLKRFSEIWKAQEQLDIASVFYPRLEQKLGVTFDFPMPILRKFASIEEQNNWFVAADKPKLSAFLNPKVLHYDYNYCPAPYGFGEVLHSGYLDIQKMVLSYREYLKEREFLVNDSFAYDSLEINNEFVSYKEYKAKHIVFAEGFGLHQNPYFNDLPLDGTKGELLHIKAPELQLKEIIKSGVFILPVGNEIYKVGATYNWSDKTNLPTKEGKEELLEKLNELITCEYEVVEHLAGVRPTVKDRRPLVGTHYQYNNVHLLNGLGTRGVMLGPFLAQSLLRHIEEGLPLDKEINIERYYKKRAKS; encoded by the coding sequence ATGATGGGAGTTTTTTATTTTTGTAGTATGGTAGATTATTTAATTGTAGGTTCGGGATTAGCCGGTGTTTGTTTTGCTGAATTTGCGTTGCAAAACGGTAAAACTATTTTAGTTTTTGAGAATGATTCGCAGCCTTCTTCAATGGTAGCCGGAGGCTTGTATAATCCTGTTGTTTTGAAGCGTTTTAGCGAGATATGGAAGGCTCAGGAACAATTGGATATAGCTTCAGTATTTTACCCGAGATTAGAGCAAAAACTGGGTGTTACTTTTGATTTTCCGATGCCTATTTTAAGGAAATTCGCTTCTATTGAAGAGCAAAATAATTGGTTTGTAGCTGCCGATAAACCTAAATTGTCAGCCTTTTTGAATCCTAAGGTATTGCATTATGATTATAATTATTGTCCGGCACCTTATGGCTTCGGAGAGGTATTGCATTCGGGTTATTTAGATATTCAGAAAATGGTGTTGAGCTACAGAGAATATTTAAAGGAAAGAGAATTTTTGGTAAACGATTCCTTTGCATACGACAGCCTAGAAATAAATAATGAATTTGTTTCTTATAAAGAGTATAAAGCTAAACATATTGTTTTTGCTGAAGGTTTCGGTTTACATCAGAACCCTTATTTTAATGATTTGCCATTAGATGGTACAAAAGGTGAGTTGCTACATATAAAAGCGCCGGAGTTACAACTAAAAGAAATTATTAAATCGGGCGTCTTTATTTTGCCTGTTGGGAATGAAATCTATAAAGTGGGAGCAACCTACAACTGGAGTGATAAAACGAATTTACCGACAAAAGAAGGCAAAGAAGAGCTGTTGGAAAAGTTAAATGAACTGATTACCTGTGAATATGAAGTAGTGGAACATTTAGCTGGGGTTCGCCCGACGGTTAAAGATAGAAGACCGCTGGTGGGAACACATTACCAATATAATAACGTGCATCTGTTGAATGGTCTTGGTACACGAGGAGTAATGCTAGGACCTTTCTTAGCTCAGAGTTTACTCCGACATATTGAAGAAGGACTCCCTTTGGATAAGGAAATTAACATTGAAAGGTATTATAAAAAAAGAGCTAAATCTTAG
- a CDS encoding DUF983 domain-containing protein translates to MLKKGSKLYSILTGTCPKCNEESMYEDPNPYHISKIYKMHETCSHCHTKYQIEPSFFYGAMYVSYALGIAFSVAAFIISYVFIGTNLKTAFIAIIGTLVVFMPVIMRLSRSIWINFFINYDKDWKKHLNEKRAKI, encoded by the coding sequence ATGTTAAAAAAAGGATCGAAACTCTATAGCATTTTAACAGGAACTTGTCCTAAATGCAACGAAGAGAGTATGTATGAGGATCCCAATCCTTATCATATCAGCAAGATATATAAAATGCATGAAACTTGCAGTCACTGCCATACAAAATATCAAATTGAGCCTTCATTTTTTTATGGTGCCATGTATGTGAGTTATGCTTTGGGAATTGCTTTTAGTGTGGCTGCATTCATTATTTCTTATGTTTTTATCGGAACAAACCTGAAAACAGCTTTTATCGCCATCATAGGAACATTGGTTGTTTTTATGCCGGTAATCATGAGGCTTTCAAGAAGTATATGGATCAACTTTTTTATCAATTATGATAAAGACTGGAAAAAACATCTAAACGAAAAAAGAGCTAAGATTTAG
- a CDS encoding ABC-F family ATP-binding cassette domain-containing protein produces MLNIHNLSVSFGGTYLFEEVTFRLGSGDRVGLVGKNGAGKSTMLKILSGDMKPDSGTIATEKEVKIGFLRQDIDFERGRTVLQEAYQAFEEIIRAELRIDDINHQLANRTDYESEIYHNLIDELSEVTHQYEILGGYHYKGETEKVLLGLGFKREEFNNPTESFSGGWRMRIELAKLLLQSNDVLLLDEPTNHLDIESIIWLESFLKNFPGVVVIVSHDKMFLDNVTNRTIEISLGKIYDYNKPYSKYLIARKEQREIQLAASKNQAKKIEETEKLIEKFRYKASKASMAQSLIKKLEKVERIEVDEDDNSVMSITFPISVTPGKVVVEAEHVSKAFGDKKVLSDISLLVERGNKIAFVGQNGQGKSTFIKAIVDEFPYEGTIKLGHNVQLGYFAQNQAEYLDGEKTLLDTMLDAANDANRSKVRDMLGAFLFRGDDVEKKVKVLSGGERNRLALCKLLLRPINVLLMDEPTNHLDIKSKNVLKAALRDFEGTLLIVSHDRDFLQGLTNTVYEFKDQKIKEYLGDINFFLEQRNAQNMREIEKSDEAVSSAKQTVQQEKKSLSYEEQKKQKSLQNKLSKIESQINQLEKAIQKDDEELAVNYEKLMQDSSFFAAYEQKKKDLDQLMENWEMVQMEIDAI; encoded by the coding sequence ATGCTGAATATACATAATTTATCGGTTTCATTTGGAGGTACTTACCTTTTTGAAGAAGTGACTTTTCGTTTAGGTTCAGGAGACCGGGTGGGACTCGTAGGGAAGAACGGTGCAGGAAAATCAACCATGTTGAAGATTTTATCCGGTGATATGAAACCCGATTCCGGAACAATTGCCACTGAAAAAGAAGTCAAGATAGGTTTCTTACGTCAGGATATAGATTTTGAAAGAGGGCGCACGGTTCTTCAAGAGGCTTATCAGGCATTTGAAGAGATTATAAGGGCAGAATTACGCATTGATGACATCAACCATCAGTTGGCTAACAGAACGGACTATGAAAGCGAAATATATCATAATTTGATTGATGAGTTAAGTGAAGTAACGCATCAATACGAAATATTAGGAGGGTATCATTACAAAGGTGAAACCGAGAAAGTACTATTGGGCTTAGGGTTCAAAAGAGAAGAATTCAATAATCCTACCGAGTCTTTTTCCGGCGGATGGCGAATGCGTATTGAACTGGCAAAGCTCTTGTTGCAAAGTAATGATGTTTTACTGCTGGATGAGCCGACCAACCACCTGGATATTGAAAGTATCATCTGGTTGGAGAGTTTCTTAAAGAATTTTCCGGGAGTGGTTGTTATTGTTTCCCATGATAAGATGTTTCTGGATAATGTGACCAACAGAACGATAGAGATATCATTGGGTAAAATTTATGATTATAATAAGCCGTATTCAAAATATCTGATAGCCCGAAAAGAACAACGGGAAATCCAATTGGCAGCATCTAAAAATCAAGCAAAGAAAATTGAAGAAACAGAAAAACTGATAGAAAAGTTCAGATACAAAGCTTCTAAGGCATCCATGGCGCAATCATTGATCAAAAAACTGGAAAAGGTTGAGCGAATTGAAGTGGATGAAGACGATAATTCAGTGATGTCGATCACTTTTCCGATCTCGGTTACTCCCGGTAAGGTAGTAGTAGAAGCGGAACATGTTTCTAAAGCTTTCGGTGATAAAAAAGTGCTTTCGGATATTTCTCTCTTAGTAGAACGCGGAAATAAAATTGCTTTTGTCGGTCAAAACGGTCAGGGAAAATCAACTTTTATAAAAGCTATTGTTGATGAATTTCCTTATGAAGGAACGATAAAGTTGGGGCACAATGTACAATTGGGGTATTTTGCTCAAAATCAGGCAGAATATTTAGATGGCGAAAAAACACTATTGGACACGATGTTGGATGCTGCAAATGATGCAAATCGTTCTAAAGTCAGAGATATGTTAGGTGCTTTTTTGTTCAGAGGAGACGATGTTGAGAAAAAGGTAAAAGTACTGTCGGGAGGAGAACGCAATCGTTTAGCACTTTGTAAATTGCTTTTACGGCCTATTAATGTGTTGTTGATGGATGAGCCTACCAACCATTTAGATATTAAGTCTAAGAATGTTTTGAAAGCAGCTTTACGCGATTTTGAAGGTACATTGTTAATTGTTTCGCACGATCGTGATTTTTTACAAGGATTGACCAATACAGTTTATGAATTTAAAGACCAGAAAATAAAAGAATATTTGGGAGATATCAATTTCTTTTTAGAGCAGCGAAACGCCCAGAATATGCGTGAAATTGAAAAAAGTGATGAAGCTGTTTCTTCCGCAAAACAGACAGTGCAACAAGAAAAGAAAAGTCTTTCTTATGAAGAGCAAAAGAAACAAAAATCATTGCAGAACAAATTGAGCAAAATTGAAAGCCAGATCAATCAGCTTGAAAAAGCAATTCAAAAAGATGATGAAGAGCTAGCCGTGAACTATGAAAAATTGATGCAGGATAGTTCCTTTTTTGCTGCATACGAACAGAAAAAGAAAGATTTAGACCAATTGATGGAAAACTGGGAAATGGTTCAAATGGAGATCGATGCTATCTAA